A window of the Choristoneura fumiferana chromosome 30, NRCan_CFum_1, whole genome shotgun sequence genome harbors these coding sequences:
- the LOC141444822 gene encoding uncharacterized protein, which produces MSSPRLASSLPQPASAMPQRAPTTPIFRNRSPVREDHLALPLLRPSLLSPLRIPQEFLPTRPTVAPPRVRTLDPFDDPERDSILHKPLFVSDESDSDDMTENNDTADKNGNSDSDLSDTNIYRPKKRAWEKSSARKTNAKKGKPSAPEYFVETKLFTCKFCNQVFTSKRGFNIHKTRIHNEIIATEVASGSADRRKGTEKKKTNANQRKRPEKKKNANQPKVEVNITVNNTANYNLLGRPLF; this is translated from the exons ATGTCTTCGCCACGACTCGCCTCGTCTCTGCCACAACCCGCATCGGCTATGCCACAACGAGCCCCGACAACGCCT ATTTTCAGGAATCGTTCTCCGGTTCGGGAGGACCATCTTGCCTTACCCTTGCTACGTCCGTCGCTGCTGAGTCCGCTGCGAATACCTCAAGAGTTCTTGCCGACGCGACCCACAGTGGCACCCCCACGCGTCCGGACACTCGACCCCTTTGACGACCCCGAGAGAGACTCAATACTCC ATAAACCACTCTTCGTAAGCGATGAATCAGATAGTGATGATATGACTGAAAACAATGACACTGCTGACAAAAACGGCAACAGCGACTCGGATCTTAGCGATACAAACATCTACAGGCCTAAAAAGCGCGCTTGGGAAAAATCTAGCGCAAGAAAAACTAACGCCAAAAAAGGGAAGCCAAGCGCCCCTGAATACTTCGTAGAAACTAAACTCTTCACCTGCAAGTTCTGTAACCAGGTTTTCACCAGTAAAAGGGGCTTTAATATTCATAAAACGAGGATACATAATGAAATTATAGCGACGGAAGTAGCTTC tggtaGCGCGGATCGACGGAAAGGGACAGAAAAAAAGAAGACGAACGCAAATCAACGGAAAAGGCCGGAAAAAAAGAAGAACGCTAATCAACCAAAAGTGGAGGTCAATATCACCGTTAATAACACTGCCAATTATAATTTGCTAGGACGCCCCCTGTTTTAG